Within Citrus sinensis cultivar Valencia sweet orange chromosome 1, DVS_A1.0, whole genome shotgun sequence, the genomic segment ttattaaatttcatgattatttttaatattgtattagtgattattaaatttattacaatcaataatgcaataaattattaaatggttaattttatagataaattataaaatatgcaagtaatgaaaatttaatctagTAGAAGTAAAAGTACCAATTTAGTTagatcataaataaaaaataaaaaataaaataagtaaatcataaataaaaaaaattaattaattgattgatatttggtataaataaaaaataatgttataaatggacaactttcttttttccttaatcTTATTCCAACTAAATCTATGTGTATATTAGGATTACAAATCCTATGATTTTaagactaaatttaaatttagtcctTCTTAGTTCAATCCAACTCAGCTTgccaaatataaaataaatatttaatctcCAAATTAGTCCAATCTCATACTCAATTCTAGCATtcaaacataataaaaatggtGTTATTGTTCATACTATAATGTTCTTCTTTCTATCTTTGCTATGTCTTCTTAATATTcaaacatcatttttctttattcaaatGTCTAAGaattaattagtataaaaATGGTGGGAAGAAATTGTGTCCTCAATTTGAGGACACATGTTCCACAATTCCAGTTCCAACTTTCATACTCGActttaatttctcttatataaaaataaatattatatatatctaGTGTCTACCcaattattttcatcatcatccttTTGCTACCCAATATGATAGCAAGCATAACTCTGcgttacttttttattatattaagatCCATCTACTCTATTTTGAAGTAATTATCCACGGTATTCTTCACCTCTTGTATTGAGAATCAAACCATTCAAAAGAGGCTAATCTTTTAGCGATTCCTTtgtgtttaattatattatcatcTTTTGTTGTTTCTAAGAACCCCAAGTTTGGAAGGAGGGGACTTAAAACATCCAATACCTGAAATGAGCTTAAACAACCTTAGGCTCTGAACAGGAGTAACGCAAACAACTAACCTAATGGCGAGAACCTTccaattgtaaatattattagatttttgattttttttaattatatatagggATTAAATTTTGATCGAGTTTCTTAGATTAGAATAATGTAAAGGAAATTGAACAACGAGacttattttgttgatttaaCTTTAGTAATGGCATAATTGATAGCAATAATCACTCTTTTAGATCTTTTTTATTAGCAAATTGTATTGTCCTAACATAGAGGTTTGACTTGACATCATTTTATTGACCGAGATGATGTTTAGTTAAAAGAGTATAAGTGacgaaatttaataaattgcatAGATTGTGATGTTTTGATATGATAATATCAGCATCACTTAAcactttcttttaattggtatgtttaaacataattattaaaataaaataaaataaagtatttgaATATGACTACGAAAACATTATCTTTTCTCATAGAAATTACATTATTTGCTTTGCCTGTGGTAATTAAGCTAAAATGAAACTCTCTACACTTcgcttaaaattaaataagaatgatAGATCCAAAGAACAAGAAAGTCACAAAAAATACGCTTGATAATAAAATGGCTGATGGCGAAATTCTTCCCTTGTCCTTTCTCACTATCATCCCTTCAACAATTGCAAAATTGATGATCAAGATGTAGAGTGAGAGCAACACTTGCGCAAACAACTTGTCCCAGTTGCCCACAGCAATCATTCTGATAACTCCGCAAACCAAGGCTGCCACgttcaaaatcatcaaagaaaCCATAGGAACAAGAAACACAGAGGAtgtttgaaaatcaaattggcCCATTTCATATCTTTTGACTTGTTCATTATCTAAAACCTTGTTGGTTGGCAAGAAACTGGCTTTCCTCAAGCCAAGAAGTTTCATAATAGCATCCATACTTCCATAGAAATGAGATGTGACAGACTTTATCATCCAAATTCTCTGCTCATTTCTCCACGTATAGACTGAACCTCCAGTTGAAATGACCTCTTGCAAGTGTTTACAAATCGCcgataagaaaatgaatgaaaatacCATGAAGAAAGGACTTGAAACCTGTGGCAGAAGTGAAAACACAATGGTCTATAATGAcatctaaaaattaatcagTAAGCCATTGTTAGGTTTAGTTGTTACCTCAGGGTACAGAGGGATGCCGTTTAGTAGACACAACTGAGGAAGAGTGACAAGACACCATAGAGGCAAgcaataaagaagagggaacAACGACATCTCTCCATAGCACATGCTCAGAAGTAAAGACATCCTCGACGGTCCGTAAAGCAGAGGGCAGAATCTCGAGATACTGACGTCAATCAACCCAGAGGCCCATCTGATGCCTTGAATCAATACATCATTCAAATTTGTGGTTGAAGTACCCAGAAACTGTGGCCTGGATGGGTCGAAATATGTCGAGGTCCAGCCTTTGCAATGTAAGATGAATCCTGTAAAGAAATCTTCCGAAACAGATTGATACGAAAAACCCACCTGGATTTCCAAAGCAAAGAGAGATGTGATGTTATGTTACGAGATAATGATTtaataatgcaattaagaatTGAATATGTTTTAAGTTGATAAGTTGATGTGCTTGTTGCTTGCCTCTTCACCCCATTTTGTTTGATGCTCGTAACTGCAGGAGGCTAAAACTTCGGTCTCCTGCTGCAATACGTTGGAAAGGTTTTCACCATTGACGTTTTTATGCTCGTAGCTTTGATGGAGGGATTTGATGAACAAATTGGATTCTCCAAAAGTGTCTTTAAGTTCTGCAAGGTCAATACCTGTTCAATAaacccaaccaaaaaaaataaaaaataaaaaggtcaCTATCGATCAATGAACTGTATTCTTCCACAATTTTTAGGACTTCAGGACAGCTGACGCTTAAATTTTGATGCTAAATGTTTTATATGAAGAGACATAACTTAAAGGGAGGAAATGCCATAatattctttgaatttttaacaTCAAGTTGTCTTTTGTAAGAAAGTCTGAACGGAGCTAGGTacctttatttttgaaattgccATATAATGACTCCCTCTTAATATAATGGCCTGTACCCGTCAAGAAAGGTCCCTTTAGCCCATCCATACCTGGCCATTGTAACTTGAATGTGGAATgcataaataaagaaaacatttaGAAACATAATTGCAACATCTAGTTTCTTCTATATTTGCTCATTTATTTGCGTAGGCTGATTGCAGAGAGAGGCTTTAATTTACTTACACGATATCCAGATCTCAGTGATCCATCGTAGATATCATGCTCATTGAAATTATGGAATTTCTGAGGGAACTGAACGAATGCCAAGGACGAAGAGGTTTTTGGGTCAAGGTGGAAACACATTGCTTGCCTAGCTGAGGTTGGATCATTGCAGTACATATCACAGTCAAGCCCCAGTATGTAGGGCGAATTGCTTATTACGCCAGAGACACGAAGCTGCAAGTTGAAGAATGTTAATCAGAGCAGTCTCCATACATACAAGCATAATCTATAGGTAGTGCGTATAGAGATTCATACAAGAACATTGAGAGCTCCGCCCTTGAAATGATGAAGATGTTCAGGACTTTTCTCACGAGAAACATAAACAAGCAGAGGCATTTCAACAAGATCTGCTTGCCTAATTGTCTCATTCTCACCAGAAGTGTCCTGTATTATCTGCTGGAATCCAATTGAATTAGAATGTTATTTAAGTAACTTAAACTTGTAAGTGGCAGAGTACGACAAAAAAGTTACCTCAATAATAGTCGAGTGGTTTCGGCTGTTCCCATATTCTCCATCTTCTACAGCCTTCATCACATGCTCCTCAAACATCTCATATTTTTCCTGTTACCAAATTGGCAACACATTATGCATCATCTATGCTCATTTCCTTTCGGATTACATTGTATTTAAGTACGATCTTACAGCACTCTTGTTATAAGCCGATAAAAAACACTCGAAaagaattttttgataatagcacaaaattaaatttattttaacttaccTTAATCTTCCTTTTTTCTGTCACAAACTCACTATcaccaaaattttcatcactCTCTGCTTCAGAAAAATAAGCCTGTGGGCATATTGTCTTGATTCGATATCTCCTACAAAAGGGGATCCACCATTTTGCAAACCTGAAAGCTTCCCTCATACCACGCAGAGTTATAGGAGAACCCCCATCATCGGATAAATAAACGTGAAGTTTGTCCACCGGATAATCCAGGGCCATGGCTGATAACACAGTGTTCATCACACCAAAAGTAGGTTCCTTTTCTGGATCTGCAGTGCATATGAACACATCGATTGCCGGAAGTTTATCATCTTCCGGCAATCTTTCTGGGAATACAGTCCGAGAAACCGGACGCCAGAGATAAGCTCGTCCAAGGAGccatataaaagaaagaagcagCTCAGAGGCAAAGACTAGAAGCCATGGGATAATTGATATTGCTCTGGTTTCTTGCAAGAGATAAGAGG encodes:
- the LOC102625217 gene encoding cellulose synthase-like protein E6 isoform X1, with protein sequence MESPLPLHVCHVNNLSVILNKLHAFLHCIAIALLIYYRASYLLQETRAISIIPWLLVFASELLLSFIWLLGRAYLWRPVSRTVFPERLPEDDKLPAIDVFICTADPEKEPTFGVMNTVLSAMALDYPVDKLHVYLSDDGGSPITLRGMREAFRFAKWWIPFCRRYRIKTICPQAYFSEAESDENFGDSEFVTEKRKIKEKYEMFEEHVMKAVEDGEYGNSRNHSTIIEQIIQDTSGENETIRQADLVEMPLLVYVSREKSPEHLHHFKGGALNVLLRVSGVISNSPYILGLDCDMYCNDPTSARQAMCFHLDPKTSSSLAFVQFPQKFHNFNEHDIYDGSLRSGYRLQWPGMDGLKGPFLTGTGHYIKRESLYGNFKNKGIDLAELKDTFGESNLFIKSLHQSYEHKNVNGENLSNVLQQETEVLASCSYEHQTKWGEEVGFSYQSVSEDFFTGFILHCKGWTSTYFDPSRPQFLGTSTTNLNDVLIQGIRWASGLIDVSISRFCPLLYGPSRMSLLLSMCYGEMSLFPLLYCLPLWCLVTLPQLCLLNGIPLYPEVSSPFFMVFSFIFLSAICKHLQEVISTGGSVYTWRNEQRIWMIKSVTSHFYGSMDAIMKLLGLRKASFLPTNKVLDNEQVKRYEMGQFDFQTSSVFLVPMVSLMILNVAALVCGVIRMIAVGNWDKLFAQVLLSLYILIINFAIVEGMIVRKDKGRISPSAILLSSVFFVTFLFFGSIILI
- the LOC102625217 gene encoding cellulose synthase-like protein E6 isoform X2, coding for MESPLPLHVCHVNNLSVILNKLHAFLHCIAIALLIYYRASYLLQETRAISIIPWLLVFASELLLSFIWLLGRAYLWRPVSRTVFPERLPEDDKLPAIDVFICTADPEKEPTFGVMNTVLSAMALDYPVDKLHVYLSDDGGSPITLRGMREAFRFAKWWIPFCRRYRIKTICPQAYFSEAESDENFGDSEFVTEKRKIKEKYEMFEEHVMKAVEDGEYGNSRNHSTIIEIIQDTSGENETIRQADLVEMPLLVYVSREKSPEHLHHFKGGALNVLLRVSGVISNSPYILGLDCDMYCNDPTSARQAMCFHLDPKTSSSLAFVQFPQKFHNFNEHDIYDGSLRSGYRLQWPGMDGLKGPFLTGTGHYIKRESLYGNFKNKGIDLAELKDTFGESNLFIKSLHQSYEHKNVNGENLSNVLQQETEVLASCSYEHQTKWGEEVGFSYQSVSEDFFTGFILHCKGWTSTYFDPSRPQFLGTSTTNLNDVLIQGIRWASGLIDVSISRFCPLLYGPSRMSLLLSMCYGEMSLFPLLYCLPLWCLVTLPQLCLLNGIPLYPEVSSPFFMVFSFIFLSAICKHLQEVISTGGSVYTWRNEQRIWMIKSVTSHFYGSMDAIMKLLGLRKASFLPTNKVLDNEQVKRYEMGQFDFQTSSVFLVPMVSLMILNVAALVCGVIRMIAVGNWDKLFAQVLLSLYILIINFAIVEGMIVRKDKGRISPSAILLSSVFFVTFLFFGSIILI